A portion of the Sabethes cyaneus chromosome 3, idSabCyanKW18_F2, whole genome shotgun sequence genome contains these proteins:
- the LOC128740666 gene encoding medium-chain acyl-CoA ligase ACSF2, mitochondrial-like, with amino-acid sequence MSRILTLKSASLAVFRSFHYTKHLSVTTSVSDALQHEQTQSYIHHIGKEPLVYRNVGQHLRLAAEKYLNNEAIVSCHENKRLTYSEVLEKVDRLAASFYQLGLQKGDRIGIWAPNGTQFYLSTLAAARAGMISVVINPAYQVPEIEYALKKVGVKAIIANERYRNQQYYKMLAQLAPELEHCKLGQLNSSRLPSLSAVIIDSDQQNAKLPGAIQFQDLLRLPSETELSTIDALQSKISPDSGVNIQFTSGTTGQPKAALMSHFGFVNNALQISRRNEFDTKDHRICVQTPFFHVFGMVIGIVASMTYGTTMVLPGPGFKAAESLEAIIKERCSVIYGTPTMYVDLVRQLREGSLKLPPIDLAVTGGATCSPKLFLDIQETLGVRQVKTVFGMTEASAVIFQSLFNESKENVLQTVGHLMDHYEAKVVDENGNTVPLGASGELWVRGYGTMLGYWGDELKSKETIGPDRWLRTGDQFQLRQDGYGQIVGRIKEMVIRGGENIYPREIEDFLNTHSKILETHCIGVPDERMGEEICAYVRLRDSSQTMDHAEMKEYCKGKISHFKVPRYLRIVEDFPKTTSGKIQKFKLVEIFKNEVGINPAFQVPEVEYSLNKVGVKALISAERHRKQNYFEMLEHLAPELRSCSTGQLKCSRLPSLKTVIIDSESGNKLQGAISIEELLNLSSEQNTSQIESLQAKISPDCGVNLQFTSGTTGQPKAALMSHYGFVNNGIHIARRNEFDRKPHRICLQVPLFHAYATVIGVTAAMTFGTTIVLPGAGYSPLESIESIVKEKCTTIYGTPTMYVDLTNKVREKKLKLPPVDLAVTGGATCSPKLFMDIMEVLGVHKVKTVFGMTEASAVLFQSLFDDSKENILETVGHMTDHYEAKVVDRDGNTVPFGTAGELWVRGYGTMLGYWEDERRSKEIVDVDRWLRTGDQFVLRPDGYGKIVGRIKEMIIRGGENIFPKEIEDFLNTHPKILETHCIGVSDDRMGEEICAYIRLKEPSQTLDQAEVKEFCKGKIAHFKVPKFVRVVQEYPKTTSGKVQKFMLAEIFQNEMKYEK; translated from the exons ATGTCCAGAATTTTGACGCTAAAGAGTGCCTCGTTGGCAGTGTTCAG ATCATTCCACTACACCAAACATCTATCCGTTACCACATCGGTCTCCGATGCTCTCCAGCACGAGCAAACCCAAAGCTACATCCACCATATAGGCAAAGAGCCACTAGTGTATCGAAATGTGGGTCAACATCTGCGGCTAGCGGCCGAAAAGTATCTCAACAATGAAGCGATCGTATCCTGCCATGAGAACAAGAGGCTCACCTATTCCGAAGTGCTCGAAAAG GTAGATCGCCTGGCTGCTTCCTTCTATCAGCTGGGACTGCAGAAGGGCGACCGTATCGGAATCTGGGCTCCCAATGGAACGCAATTCTACCTTTCTACGCTCGCTGCCGCACGTGCTGGAATGATCTCG gTTGTAATCAACCCTGCCTACCAGGTGCCAGAGATCGAATATGCTCTGAAGAAAGTGGGAGTTAAAGCGATCATCGCAAACGAACGCTACCGAAACCAGCAGTATTACAAAATGTTAGCGCAGCTTGCACCAGAATTGGAGCATTGCAAGTTAGGCCAGTTGAATAGTTCCCGGTTGCCTTCATTGTCAGCGGTAATAATCGACAGCGACCAACAAAATGCCAAACTACC CGGTGCCATCCAATTCCAAGATCTACTACGCCTTCCGTCCGAAACGGAACTGTCCACGATTGATGCCCTCCAAAGTAAAATTTCCCCGGATAGCGGGGTGAACATTCAGTTTACTTCAGGAACGACGGGTCAACCGAAGGCGGCCCTAATGTCCCACTTCGGGTTCGTTAACAATGCACTCCAGATAAGTCGACGGAACGAATTCGATACGAAAGATCACCGTATCTGCGTTCAAACGCCCTTTTTTCACGTGTTTGGCATGGTGATCGGTATTGTGGCGTCGATGACCTACGGGACCACGATGGTCCTACCGGGACCTGGTTTCAAAGCGGCCGAGTCTCTTGAGGCTATCATCAAGGAGAG ATGTTCAGTAATCTACGGAACACCTACCATGTATGTTGATCTCGTTCGTCAGCTACGAGAGGGTAGTCTCAAGTTACCACCGATTGATTTGGCTGTTACGGGAGGTGCTACTTGTTCACCGAAACTATTTCTGGATATTCAGGAAACATTGGGTGTGCGACAAGTCAAAACAGTATTCGGAATGACGGAAGCTTCGGCAGTGATTTTTCAGTCATTATTTAACGAATCCAAGGAAAATGTATTGCAGACCGTTGGTCATCTAATGGATCACTACGAAGCAAAAGTCGTGGACGAAAATGGCAACACGGTCCCACTGGGAGCATCCGGCGAGCTATGGGTTCGAGGTTATGGTACCATGCTTGGATACTGGGGTGATGAGTTAAAATCAAAAGAAACTATTGGCCCCGATAGATGGTTGCGAACTGGCGACCAGTTCCAGCTGAGACAGGATGGCTATGGTCAAATCGTTGGTAGAATTAAGGAGATGGTCATCCGAGGTGGGGAAAATATCTACCCTAGAGAGATAGAAGACTTTTTGAACACGCATTCGAAGATTCTCGAAACGCACTGCATCGGTGTTCCGGATGAACGAATGGGAGAGGAAATCTGCGCTTACGTTCGACTGAGAGATTCATCGCAAACGATGGATCATGCTGAAATGAAAGAATACTGCAAAGGGAAAATCTCGCACTTCAAAGTGCCAAGGTATCTGCGAATAGTGGAAGATTTTCCCAAGACAACATCCGGAAAAATACAGAAGTTCAAACTGGTGGAAATTTTTAAGAATGAA GTTGGTATTAATCCAGCTTTTCAGGTTCCGGAGGTGGAATACTCTCTCAACAAAGTTGGTGTCAAAGCGCTAATATCAGCCGAACGTCATcggaaacaaaattatttcgaaATGCTTGAGCACCTTGCTCCTGAGCTGCGTTCCTGCTCCACGGGTCAACTAAAATGTAGCCGGTTACCTTCCCTTAAAACTGTCATCATTGACAGTGAAAGCGGCAACAAACTTCA AGGAGCAATTTCCATCGAAGAGCTGCTAAACCTTTCTTCAGAACAGAACACCTCGCAGATAGAGTCTCTCCAGGCAAAAATATCACCAGACTGCGGAGTAAATCTGCAGTTTACCTCCGGAACCACGGGTCAACCGAAGGCCGCGTTGATGTCACACTACGGTTTTGTCAACAATGGAATCCATATCGCACGACGCAACGAATTCGATCGGAAACCGCATCGAATCTGTTTGCAGGTTCCACTGTTTCACGCTTACGCAACGGTGATTGGTGTTACGGCAGCAATGACTTTTGGTACAACTATCGTGCTACCCGGAGCTGGGTACAGTCCTTTGGAATCCATCGAATCTATTGTTAAAGAGAA ATGCACGACAATTTACGGAACACCTACGATGTACGTCGATTTGACCAACAAAGTTCGGGAAAAGAAGCTAAAACTACCCCCGGTGGATCTGGCCGTAACGGGAGGGGCAACCTGTTCACCGAAACTTTTCATGGACATAATGGAGGTGCTTGGAGTTCATAAGGTTAAAACCGTTTTCGGCATGACAGAAGCTTCCGCGGTTCTGTTTCAATCGTTATTCGACGACAGCAAAGAGAACATTCTGGAAACGGTGGGTCACATGACAGACCACTACGAAGCAAAAGTCGTGGATCGAGACGGTAATACCGTTCCGTTCGGAACGGCCGGTGAACTGTGGGTTCGAGGCTACGGTACAATGTTGGGCTACTGGGAGGATGAGCGACGTTCGAAGGAAATAGTCGACGTTGATAGGTGGCTGCGAACAGGTGATCAATTTGTATTGAGACCCGATGGTTATGGGAAGATCGTCGGTAGGATCAAGGAGATGATTATACGAGGAGGAGAGAATATATTCCCGAAGGAGATAGAAGATTTCTTGAACACTCATCCTAAGATTTTGGAAACGCACTGCATTGGCGTGTCGGATGATCGAATGGGTGAGGAAATTTGCGCCTATATCAGGCTGAAAGAACCCTCGCAAACGTTAGACCAGGCGGAAGTGAAAGAATTTTGTAAAGGTAAAATAGCTCACTTCAAGGTTCCCAAGTTTGTACGGGTTGTGCAAGAATATCCGAAAACTACGTCGGGAAAGGTGCAAAAGTTTATGCTTGCGGAGatctttcaaaatgaaatgaaatatgaaaaatga
- the LOC128740667 gene encoding medium-chain acyl-CoA ligase ACSF2, mitochondrial-like has protein sequence MLNIGAVVVYLEDNNMIRRKWYYQSKCTLASVTSSAKLLESNDQSYVHHVGDTPLIYRNIGQHLRVAAQQFANNEAMISCHDAKRLTYAEVLDKVDRLAASFYQLGLKRNDRIAIWTPNSATYYLTTLAAARAGMISVGINPAFQLPELQYALNKVGAKALVATEGFRSRNYYTMLKQLIPELEGSSKANLKSAEVPSLRSVIMDTVGHSLEGTITLQDLYLLAADEETSQIETLQSSIAPDSGACLLLTSGTTGKPKAALLSHYALVNNGVHAAYRTKLDSEPRRLCVQVPLFHVFGKVFGTMAALQSGSTMVFPGEGFNVRESLEAVAKHKCSLIYGTPTMYVDLLKEYVKSNIKQPTIDIAMIGAAACSPQLVDDIQSVLGVKQVLVGYGMTELSGASFMSDRGDPSEVVYDTVGRLMDHCEAKVVDGEGNTVPFGTPGELWIRGYGTMLGYWDDDLKTKEIITGNRWLRTGDQFVLRPDGYGAVVGRMKEVIIRGGENVFPKEIEDILNAHPKIIEAHCIGVPDERMGEEICAYVRLKEPAEENFIHLDDINHFCREKIAHYKVPKILRIVEQFPKTTSGKIQKFKLLEMYLNKDRK, from the exons ATGCTTAACATCGGTGCCGTTGTGGTTTATCTGGAAGATAACAACATGATTCGCAGAAA aTGGTATTATCAGTCAAAGTGTACATTAGCCTCCGTTACAAGCAGTGCGAAATTATTGGAATCTAACGACCAAAGTTATGTCCACCATGTGGGAGATACTCCGTTAATCTATCGGAACATCGGACAACATCTTCGAGTGGCAGCACAGCAATTCGCAAACAATGAAGCAATGATTTCCTGCCATGATGCGAAGCGTTTAACTTATGCGGAAGTTTTGGATAAG GTTGATCGTCTGGCAGCATCGTTCTATCAGTTGGGTCTGAAGAGAAACGACCGTATCGCAATTTGGACTCCCAATAGTGCCACTTACTATCTAACGACGCTGGCTGCAGCCCGAGCAGGAATGATATCG GTTGGCATCAATCCGGCTTTCCAGCTGCCCGAGCTGCAGTATGCACTGAACAAGGTTGGCGCGAAGGCACTGGTTGCTACGGAAGGTTTTCGGTCTCGAAACTATTACACGATGCTGAAGCAATTGATTCCCGAACTGGAAGGCAGTTCGAAAGCGAATTTGAAGTCTGCCGAAGTTCCCTCGCTACGATCCGTTATCATGGACACGGTCGGTCACTCACTCGA AGGAACAATCACCTTGCAGGATCTTTACCTCCTAGCAGCGGACGAAGAAACGtcgcaaattgaaacgcttcAATCGTCGATTGCCCCGGACAGTGGAGCGTGTTTGCTGTTAACTTCTGGAACCACCGGTAAACCAAAGGCCGCGCTGCTTTCGCACTATGCCCTGGTTAACAATGGCGTTCATGCGGCCTATCGAACCAAGTTGGATAGCGAACCTCGACGGCTGTGCGTTCAAGTTCCTTTGTTCCACGTCTTTGGAAAAGTGTTTGGTACGATGGCCGCTCTTCAGTCCGGTTCTACCATGGTTTTCCCCGGAGAAGGATTTAATGTGCGTGAATCCTTAGAGGCAGTTGCAAAACATAA ATGCTCCCTAATTTACGGAACGCCAACGATGTACGTTGATCTGCTAAAAGAATATGTCAAGTCAAACATAAAACAACCGACGATTGATATCGCAATGATCGGAGCAGCTGCTTGCTCACCACAACTGGTTGATGACATCCAGAGCGTTCTGGGAGTAAAACAGGTACTAGTGGGGTATGGAATGACAGAACTTTCTGGAGCTAGCTTCATGTCGGACCGTGGTGACCCATCGGAGGTCGTTTACGATACGGTTGGGCGCTTAATGGATCATTGCGAGGCGAAAGTGGTCGACGGAGAAGGAAACACCGTACCTTTCGGTACACCTGGGGAACTTTGGATCCGTGGTTACGGAACGATGCTCGGTTACTGGGATGATGATCTCAAAACCAAAGAGATTATCACGGGAAACCGTTGGCTCAGAACGGGCGATCAGTTTGTGCTGAGACCGGATGGCTATGGAGCGGTGGTGGGGAGAATGAAGGAGGTGATCATCCGTGGTGGGGAAAATGTTTTTCCGAAAGAAATCGAGGACATATTGAATGCCCATCCTAAGATCATCGAAGCGCACTGCATTGGAGTACCGGACGAGCGAATGGGTGAGGAAATTTGCGCTTACGTTAGACTGAAGGAACCGGCAGAGGAGAACTTTATTCACTTGGATGATATCAACCACTTTTGTCGGGAAAA